The Argentina anserina chromosome 3, drPotAnse1.1, whole genome shotgun sequence genome includes a region encoding these proteins:
- the LOC126788046 gene encoding uncharacterized protein LOC126788046 → MNTGDLNKVWETRALKRKDRQDEATKMLDRIAKQVQPIMRNHKWRVKLLSEMCPTNPRLLGLNVNRGVHVKLRLRRPNRDLDFYPFDQVLDTMLHELCHNVHGPHDAKFYKLWDELRKECEELMAKGVTGTAEGFDLPGKRLGSVMCQPPLSSLRKTALAAAEKRAVLGSLMPSGPRRLGGDSSMMAALSPVQAAAMAAERRLQDDIWCGSAFSAASEDGECNSGKSEDCENIDTREGSSRIHNGAKAQPSGTLPQKRSRTPTNTSSQSSKVHLGFEFVDLSSYDSVSGAIINSDIRSQKRSRESETNSFPLSDHHHQETNFVDLLGVSTSGSGFINGGTHDPGESAMWQCGTCTLLNSPLAPICELCSAQRPKDVGTSRKIWSCKFCTLENSVKLEKCSACGEWRYSHGPPIATRPPNLGT, encoded by the exons ATGAATACGGGAGACCTGAACAAGGTGTGGGAAACAAGAGCCCTCAAAAGAAAGGATCGGCAAGATGAAGCGACCAAGATGCTCGACAGAATCGCCAAACAGGTGCAGCCCATTATGCGCAATCACAAATGGCGCGTCAAGCTTCTCTCTGAGATGTG CCCAACCAATCCTAGGCTTCTTGGATTGAATGTGAACCGCGGTGTGCATGTGAAGCTGAGACTGCGTAGGCCAAATAGAGATCTGGATTTCTatcccttcgatcaagttcTTGATACAATGCTGCACGAGCTTTGCCACAATGTTCACGGTCCCCATGATGCCAAGTTCTACAAGCTGTGGGATGAGCTTAGGAAG GAATGTGAGGAGCTGATGGCTAAGGGTGTAACTGGCACTGCGGAGGGGTTTGATCTTCCAGGGAAACGTTTGGGAAGTGTTATGTGTCAACctcctctttcttctctcCGGAAAACAGCACTTGCTGCTGCAGAAAAGAGAGCGGTTTTGGGATCTTTGATGCCATCTGGACCTAGGCGCCTGGGTGGTGATAGCTCTATGATGGCTGCACTTAGTCCGGTGCAAGCTGCTGCAATGGCTGCAGAGAGAAGATTGCAGGATGATATCTGGTGTGGTTCAGCATTTTCTGCAGCCTCTGAGGATGGTGAATGCAACTCTGGTAAATCAGAGGACTGTGAAAACATAGATACAAGGGAAGGAAGTTCAAGGATTCACAATGGTGCAAAAGCACAACCCTCAGGTACATTACCACAAAAACGAAGTCGCACACCTACTAACACTTCTTCACAATCATCAAAGGTCCATTTAGGATTTGAGTTTGTAGATCTATCCAGCTATGACTCAGTATCTGGAGCAATTATAAATTCTGATATTAGATCTCAGAAAAGAAGTCGTGAATCAGAAACCAATTCATTCCCTTTAtctgatcatcatcatcaagaaACTAATTTTGTGGATTTGTTGGGTGTTTCAACCTCTGGTTCTGGTTTTATAAATGGTGGAACACATGATCCTGGAGAATCTGCTATGTGGCAGTGTGGAACATGTACGCTTTTAAATTCG CCACTAGCTCCAATATGCGAGCTTTGTAGCGCACAGAGACCAAAAGATGTTGGTACAAGTCGCAAAATCTGGTCCTGTAAATTCTGCACTTTGGAAAACAGTGTGAAGCTGGAGAAATGCTCAGCATGCGGGGAGTGGAGATACTCGCACGGTCCACCAATAGCAACCCGACCACCAAATCTGGGCACTTAA